The Raphanus sativus cultivar WK10039 chromosome 2, ASM80110v3, whole genome shotgun sequence genome includes a region encoding these proteins:
- the LOC108825404 gene encoding 36.4 kDa proline-rich protein — protein MGILHKQNLSFVILLLLGFCAVSYACDCSDPPKPSPHPVKPPKPPTVKPPHHTPKPPTVKPPHHTPKPPTVKPPHHNPKPPTVKPPHHTPKPPPYTPKPPTVNPPHHTPKPPTVKPPPPYTPSPPPYTPKPPTVKPPPPYTPSPPPYTPEPPTVKPPPPHTPSPTPSPPPPTPTPPVVTPPTPPTPTPETPCPPPPPTPCPPPPPAPTPEPETCSIDALKLGACVDVLGGLIHIGLGKSYAKATCCPVLGGLVGLDAAVCLCTTIRAKLLNIDLIIPIALELLVDCGKTPPRDFKCPAPQKKTPLLA, from the coding sequence ATGGGGATTCTTCACAAACAAAACCTGTCCTTTGTGATACTTCTCCTCCTTGGCTTCTGCGCCGTCTCTTACGCTTGCGACTGTAGTGACCCTCCAAAACCATCTCCACACCCCGTTAAACCGCCTAAACCACCAACCGTCAAACCACCACATCACACTCCAAAACCACCCACCGTCAAACCACCTCACCACACTCCAAAACCACCCACCGTCAAACCACCTCATCATAACCCAAAACCACCCACCGTTAAACCACCTCATCACACCCCAAAACCACCTCCTTACACTCCCAAACCACCCACCGTCAACCCACCTCATCACACCCCGAAGCCTCCCACCGTCAAGCCTCCACCTCCATACACTCCATCCCCTCCACCTTACACTCCAAAACCGCCCACCGTCAAGCCACCACCTCCGTACACTCCTTCCCCTCCACCTTACACTCCAGAACCCCCCACCGTCAAGCCACCACCTCCACACACTCCATCCCCTACGCCTTCTCCTCCACCGCCAACTCCAACCCCACCAGTCGTAACCCCGCCAACACCGCCAACTCCAACCCCAGAGACGCCATGTCCGCCACCTCCACCAACTCCTTGTCCTCCTCCACCTCCGGCACCAACGCCTGAACCGGAGACGTGCTCTATAGACGCACTGAAGCTAGGCGCCTGCGTGGACGTGCTAGGCGGCTTGATTCACATCGGACTAGGAAAAAGCTACGCAAAGGCAACTTGTTGCCCAGTTCTTGGAGGTTTAGTGGGTCTTGACGCAGCGGTTTGTCTTTGCACCACCATTAGAGCCAAACTTCTCAACATCGACCTCATTATTCCAATTGCTCTTGAGCTTCTCGTCGACTGTGGCAAGACTCCACCTCGTGACTTCAAGTGTCCTGCTCCACAGAAAAAGACTCCTCTCTTGGCTTGA
- the LOC108841672 gene encoding uncharacterized protein LOC108841672 has translation MGQDYSSSQPSSSSNSVDITSLIEAEAQLYADEAESSHFNAEPLQYQPQPECDDGILRTCYCGAEPVVGYSTTRKDPYRRYFTCNNAEDGDCHVWKWWDVAVIEEMRDIQRELRELKGALNESEQKVVILEKTVTEFSKKKPGVKLMVSTLVLIGLVLLILLGILGKASKDSGGPRLFLK, from the exons ATGGGGCAAGATTACAGTTCAAGCCAgccatcttcatcatcaaactCTGTAGACATAACCTCCCTTATTGAAGCAGAAGCTCAGCTGTACGCGGATGAAGCTGAGAGTAGCCACTTCAATGCAGAGCCGCTTCAGTACCAACCGCAACCAGAGTGTGATGATGGAATCCTTAGAACCTGCTACTGTGGTGCGGAGCCAGTTGTCGGCTACTCTACAACTCGTAAAGACCCATACAGACGTTACTTCACGTGCAACAATGCTGAAGATGGTGACTGCCACGTTTGGAAATGGTGGGACGTGGCAGTGATAGAGGAGATGAGGGACATTCAGCGGGAGCTTAGGGAGCTTAAGGGTGCACTTAACGAGAGTGAGCAGAAGGTTGTTATCCTCGAGAAGACAGTAACCGAGTTTTCAAAGAAGAAACCAGGAGTGAAGCTAATGGTGTCTACCTTAGTTTTAATAGGGTTGGTGTTACTTATTCTACTTG GAATATTAGGCAAGGCTTCAAAGGACAGTGGCGGACCTCGCTTGTTTCTGAAATAA
- the LOC108839389 gene encoding uncharacterized protein LOC108839389: MANNSSSYVNLLQSQLPVDLDAAEPLWFGSEGPDEAYVMSGSEVPEASGVKSTPQQSERRKWSPKEDIILIGAWLNTSKDPIVNNEQKGGAFWKRIVEYYNANPLLVGQIPRVLHSCKQRWSRINDHVSKFCGCYDRALRQQRSGQNDDDVMKAALDSFFNIMNIKFTMDHCWRELRYDQKWCSLVQGKDTVKEKRKVVDLDGEEAAVGEEEARPPGVKAAKALKKKKNGREEELSNLHGVLQIKEKLSRQKLLDRLFAKKEPLTEMETTVKAEVGHGCTEGWASHGCIRSSGSHGCFEVVHGMSSSSSNEMEELEERLDEVFEDICEDTINNIIEAQTKKQKKRAYIERNREA; encoded by the exons ATGGCTAATAACTCGTCAAGCTATGTTAACCTACTACAGAGTCAACTTCCAGTTGATCTTGATGCAGCCGAACCTTTATGGTTCGGTAGCGAAGGTCCTGATGAGGCTTATGTGATGTCTGGTAGCGAAGTGCCTGAAGCGTCTGGTGTGAAGTCAACTCCCCAACAATCTGAGAGAAGGAAATGGTCTCCCAAAGAGGATATAATCCTCATTGGGGCATGGCTTAACACCAGTAAAGACCCGATCGTGAACAATGAGCAGAAAGGTGGAGCATTTTGGAAGCGGATTGTGGAGTACTACAACGCAAACCCTCTCTTGGTTGGGCAAATACCGAGAGTCCTCCATTCTTGCAAGCAGAGGTGGTCTCGGATTAACGACCACGTTTCAAAGTTTTGTGGTTGCTATGATCGTGCTCTTCGCCAGCAAAGAAGTGGTCAGAATGATGACGATGTGATGAAGGCTGCTTTAGATTCTTTCTTCAATATTATGAACATAAAGTTCACCATGGATCACTGCTGGAGGGAGCTGAGGTATGACCAGAAATGGTGCTCACTGGTTCAGGGTAAGGACACTGTTAAGGAGAAGCGCAAAGTGGTGGACCTCGATGGAGAAGAAGCGGCTGTGGGAGAAGAAGAGGCTAGACCTCCCGGGGTGAAGGCTGCGAAAGctctcaagaagaagaagaatggcaGAGAGGAGGAGTTGTCAAACTTACATGGCGTTTtacaaatcaaagaaaaactCTCAAGGCAAAAGCTCCTTGATCGTTTATTCGCGAAAAAGGAGCCTCTAACTGAGATGGAAACAACT GTTAAGGCTGAAGTTGGTCATGGGTGCACTGAAGGTTGGGCAAGTCACGGGTGCATTAGGAGTAGTGGAAGTCACGGGTGCTTTGAAGTAGTTCACGG GATGTCATCATCTTCATCCAATGAAATGGAAGAATTGGAAGAAAGATTGGACGAAGTTTTCGAAGATATCTGTGAAGATACAATCAACAACATTATCGAGGCCCAAaccaaaaagcaaaagaaacGAGCATATATTGAACGAAACCGTGAAGCATGA
- the LOC108840296 gene encoding choline-phosphate cytidylyltransferase 2 encodes MAINGDDKVSGEETASSNRPVRVYADGIYDLFHFGHARAIEQAKKSFPNTYLLVGCCNDEITNKFKGKTVMTESERYESLRHCKWVDEVIPDAPWVLTTEFLDKHQIDYVAHDALPYADASGAGNDVYDFVKSIGKFKETKRTEGISTSDIIMRIVKDYNQYVLRNLDRGYSREELGVSFVKEKRLRVNVKLKKLQEKVKEQQEKIQTVAKTAGMHRNEWVENADRWVAGFLEMFEEGCHKMGTAIRDGIQQRLLRQESEGAEEDDVNEQISDDDEVAKGDEKAIMMRKVF; translated from the exons atggcCATTAACGGTGACGATAAGGTTTCAGGAGAAGAAACAGCTTCGTCGAACCGGCCGGTTAGAGTCTACGCCGATGGAATCTATGATTTGTTCCACTTCGGTCACGCTCGCGCCATCGAACAAGCCAAGAAATC GTTTCCGAACACGTATCTGCTCGTAGGATGTTGTAACGACGAGATCACAAACAAGTTCAAAGGAAAAACCGTGATGACAGAGTCCGAGCGCTATGAATCTCTCCGACATTGCAA GTGGGTCGATGAAGTGATTCCAGATGCACCATGGGTTCTCACCACCGAGTTTCTCGATAAGCATCAGATCGACTACGTAGCTCATGATGCTCTTCC CTATGCGGATGCTAGTGGAGCTGGAAACGATGTTTATGATTTT GTAAAGTCGATTGGGAAATTTAAAGAAACTAAACGAACAGAGGGGATATCGACATCTGATATAATCATGAGAATTGTGAAAGATTACAACCAGTATGTGTTGCGTAACCTGGACCGAGGATATTCACGAGAAGAGCTCGGTGTCAGCTTCGTTAAG GAGAAGAGGCTTAGAGTTAACGTGAAACTGAAGAAACTacaagagaaagtgaaagaacaGCAAGAAAAG ATACAAACTGTAGCAAAAACTGCTGGGATGCACCGCAACGAGTGGGTTGAGAATGCTGATCGTTGGGTTGCTGGATTTCTTGAAATGTTTGAGGAAGGTTGTCATAAAATG gGAACAGCCATCAGAGATGGGATCCAGCAACGGCTACTGAGGCAGGAATCAGAAGGTGCAGAAGAGGATGATGTGAACGAACAAAtttctgatgatgatgaggttGCAAAAGGAGATGAAAAAGCTATCATGATGAGGAAagttttttaa
- the LOC130508676 gene encoding uncharacterized protein LOC130508676: MSIVYALSQNVPFFQHRPDATGRLGLSPLQKCTAAIRMLSYGSAADAVDEYLRLGESTALSCLHYFTDGIVQLFGEQYLRRPTPEDLQRLLDIGEKRGFPGMIGSIDCMHWEWKNCPTTWKGQYARGSNKPTIVLEAVASQDLWIWHAFFGPPGTLNDINVLDRSHVFDDIIEGRAPRLEYVVNGHKYKLAYYLTDGIYPKWSTFIQSISRPQGPKARLFAKNKKQPEKMWNGPLEFCKLDLRLSKTRLLHGTKKR, encoded by the coding sequence ATGAGTATTGTCTATGCCCTCTCACAGAACGTTCCATTCTTTCAACATAGACCAGATGCTACCGGGAGGCTTGGTCTTTCGCCACTACAAAAATGTACCGCAGCAATTCGTATGCTTTCTTATGGTTCTGCAGCCGACGCAGTTGACgaatatctccgacttggtgagaGCACGGCACTTTCGTGTTTACATTATTTCACTGACGGAATAGTACAGTTATTTGGAGAGCAGTATCTACGAAGACCCACACCAGAGGATCTTCAACGACTCCTCGATATTGGAGAGAAACGCGGGTTTCCTGGGATGATTGGGAGCAttgactgtatgcattgggagtggaaaaatTGCCCAACTACTTGGAAAGGACAGTACGCCCGTGGATCAAACAAACCGACAATTGTCTTAGAGGCTGTAGCTTCACAagatctttggatatggcacgctTTTTTTGGTCCTCCAGGTACTTTAAACGATATTAATGTCCTCGATCGCTCTCAtgtttttgatgacattatAGAAGGTCGAGCTCCAAGGTTAGAGTACGTGGTCAACGGACACAAGTATAAGTTGGCTTACTATCTCACAGACGGTATATATCCAaaatggtcaacatttatcCAATCTATCTCACGTCCTCAAGGTCCTAAAGCACGGTTATTTGCTAAAAACAAGAAGCAGCCCGAAAAGATGTGGAACGGGCCTTTGGAGTTTTGCAAGCTCGATTTGCGATTGTCAAAAACCCGGCTCTTACAtgggacaaaaaaaagatag
- the LOC108840154 gene encoding VQ motif-containing protein 22 codes for MANPNNHWSQFYNNQTTSTTTATTTSTSADSPVNPESRRVSKPTRRRSRASRRTPTTLLNTDTANFRAMVQQFTGGPSALAFGSPSSGFSLTSSGPTAGASYSGYQYANIQNQVAHHEVLQQQRQYMVPSSNHVSTHLSYPNTVVSDGFLAVDESRDGGRGGGRGYAPSSEMNSNITTSWMQ; via the coding sequence ATGGCCAACCCCAACAACCACTGGTCTCAATTCTACAACAACCAAACCACAAGCACCACCACCGCGACCACCACTTCCACGTCAGCTGATTCTCCGGTTAACCCTGAAAGCCGCCGTGTTTCGAAGCCAACACGTCGTAGGTCTAGAGCCTCCCGCCGTACACCCACTACTCTTCTCAACACCGACACAGCCAACTTCAGAGCCATGGTCCAACAATTCACCGGCGGTCCATCCGCCCTGGCTTTCGGTTCACCGTCATCTGGTTTTAGCCTCACCTCGTCGGGACCCACCGCCGGAGCTTCTTACAGCGGCTATCAGTACGCTAATATCCAGAACCAGGTTGCTCATCACGAAGTATTGCAACAACAACGACAGTACATGGTCCCTTCGTCAAACCACGTGAGTACTCATCTTAGCTATCCTAACACAGTGGTTTCCGATGGTTTTCTGGCGGTGGATGAAAGTAGAGACggtggaagaggaggaggaagaggctATGCTCCGTCATCGGAGATGAATAGCAATATTACTACTTCATGGATGCAATGA